The proteins below come from a single Lodderomyces elongisporus chromosome 3, complete sequence genomic window:
- the GCV3 gene encoding glycine cleavage system H-protein subunit (BUSCO:EOG09264SUZ), giving the protein MFRQLLRPASASLARTLIRPSVCPSPQTLRCFTTTRFNLAKIDTQSQAYPYLHEQTPVAEKFTEEHEYVKLYEDDSALVGITLYAADALGDVTYVELPELGETVEKGDKIGAVESVKASSEIYSPVSGEVIGVNLNLESEPGLINEDPSVEGWIAQIKVSNREEVLENAELMDKEVYEKSLKE; this is encoded by the coding sequence ATGTTTAGACAATTACTTAGACCAGCCTCCGCATCACTTGCTCGTACCCTCATTAGACCATCTGTTTGTCCATCCCCACAAACACTTCGTTGTTTCACCACCACTAGATTCAACTTGGCTAAAATTGACACCCAATCACAAGCATACCCATACTTACACGAACAAACCCCAGTTGCTGAAAAGTTCACTGAAGAACACGAATATGTCAAATTATACGAAGATGACTCTGCACTCGTCGGTATTACTTTATACGCCGCCGATGCTTTAGGCGATGTCACCTATGTCGAATTACCGGAATTGGGAGAGACTGTGGAAAAGGGAGACAAGATTGGTGCAGTAGAGAGTGTTAAGGCATCAAGTGAAATTTACTCACCAGTATCCGGTGAAGTTATTGGCGTTAATTTGAACTTGGAAAGCGAGCCAGGTTTGATCAATGAAGACCCATCAGTCGAAGGATGGATTGCACAGATCAAAGTTAGCAACAGAGAAGAAGTGTTGGAGAATGCCGAATTGATGGATAAAGAAGTTTACGAGAAGTCCTTAAAGGAATAG